Proteins from one Sabethes cyaneus chromosome 2, idSabCyanKW18_F2, whole genome shotgun sequence genomic window:
- the LOC128738874 gene encoding uncharacterized protein LOC128738874: MNKSVTILILLIAVSYSQPTENDSGELYSPQESAAIEQLRKKFEEACIRNSGSNVTYAEVMEAVALIPRCLSGKINLENIIAGWMALSNDTREEFFSEHCPVIRSSVVECLKPVESVALQCIEPGGQRVESPDFPVYILPQALDLVCENHGEILFANKSESPNECFSNYYTYIKSCMKNFVSDTNAKLRKNYSETECRVLIDSRECVAEKLGSCGNRDLIRIFDLPYQAIVRETACKNFIK; this comes from the exons ATGAACAAATCAGTGACGATCCTTATCCTGCTTATAGCTG TCAGCTATTCGCAACCAACCGAAAACGACTCCGGTGAACTTTATTCTCCACAAGAATCGGCAGCGATTGAGCAGCTGAGAAAAAAGTTCGAAGAAGCCTGCATTCGCAATAGTGGCTCCAATGTGACGTATGCCGAAGTAATGGAGGCTGTCGCTCTAATTCCAAGGTGTTTGAGTGGCAAAATCAATCTTGAAAACATAATTGCCGGTTGGATGGCTTTAAGCAATGATACACGGGAAGAATTCTTCTCCGAACATTGTCCCGTGATTCGAAGCAGCGTGGTCGAATGTTTAAAGCCTGTCGAATCGGTTGCATTGCAGTGCATAGAGCCAGGTGGACAACGGGTGGAAAGTCCGGACTTTCCGGTGTATATACTACCTCAGGCGTTAGATTTAGTATGTGAGAATCATGGAGAGATTCTGTTTG CTAACAAAAGTGAAAGTCCGAATGAGTGCTTTTCAAACTACTATACTTATATCAAGAGCTGTATGAAGAACTTTGTAAGTGATACAAATGCTAAGCTTAGGAAAAATTATTCGGAAACGGAATGCAG AGTACTTATTGATTCGAGAGAATGTGTTGCGGAAAAATTAGGCTCCTGCGGCAATCGTGATTTAATACGGATATTCGATTTACCGTACCAAGCGATTGTGAGGGAAACTGCTTGTAAAAAT ttTATAAAATGA
- the LOC128736560 gene encoding uncharacterized protein LOC128736560, whose translation MNTVLLILAGLSAVLAQTPTTESPLDPMEFSYLTLWKYAETECGKKGINGSEITNSWIGVRSCLRSKLDVVQFNLDSLRLDLDTQEAILQKHCPKLRKATDCFDPFMKTVKRCVPDENYEIFEALQHWVADVLEHICKDNGAQIKYDKAKHEKCAREVGAYIFECAAQNIIAKQYEDRKSFNEEDCSMLVRVKDCLVNKLSDCSVFSVSAQLFYDNFIHITSCVR comes from the exons ATGAATACCGTGTTGTTGATCCTAGCGGGACTTTCCGCAGTTCTGGCGCAAACTCCAACTACTGAATCCCCGCTGGATCCGATGGAGTTCTCCTACCTGACACTGTGGAAGTACGCCGAAACAGAATGTGGGAAAAAAGGTATTAACGGATCGGAGATCACAAACTCATGGATCGGCGTTCGTTCTTGCCTGCGCAGCAAGCTGGATGTGGTTCAGTTCAATTTGGATTCGTTACGGCTGGATTTGGACACGCAAGAAGCGATCCTGCAAAA GCATTGTCCGAAGTTGAGGAAAGCAACCGATTGTTTCGATCCCTTTATGAAAACCGTCAAAAGATGCGTCCCGGATGAAAACTACGAAATATTTGAAGCTTTGCAGCATTGGGTTGCGGATGTTTTGGAACATATCTGTAAGGACAATGGTGCCCAAATAA AGTATGACAAGGCCAAACACGAAAAGTGTGCCAGAGAGGTTGGAGCGTACATTTTTGAATGTGCTGCGCAAAACATTATCGCCAAACAGTACGAGGACAGAAAATCGTTTAACGAAGAAGATTGCAG CATGCTGGTCCGGGTGAAGGATTGTTTGGTCAACAAACTAAGCGACTGTTCGGTATTCTCCGTAAGCGCTCAACTGTTTTACGACAATTTCATACATATTACCTCGTGTGTTCGATAG
- the LOC128736559 gene encoding aromatic-L-amino-acid decarboxylase: MDSREFRRRGTEMVEYICNYLETLEQRRVTPSVEPGYLRHLLPDEAPENPEPWEKIMQDVESKIMPGVTHWQHPRFHAYFPSGNSFPSILGDMLSDGIGCIGFSWAASPACTELETIVLDWLGKAIGLPDQFLALKPGSMGGGVIQTSASECVLVTLLAARAQAIKYLKQQHPFVEEGHLLSKLMAYCSKEAHSCVEKAAMISFVKLRILEPDERCSLRADTLIKAMEEDEQQGLIPFFVSTTLGTTGSCAFDNIAEIGEALQRFPSVWLHVDAAYAGNAFICPELKYLLKGIDYADSFNTNPNKWLLTNFDCSTLWVRDKIRLTSALVVDPLYLKHGYSDSAIDYRHWGVPLSRRFRSLKLWFVLRSYGIAGLQNYIRHHIDLAKRFEKLVLKDSRFEVCNEVKLGLVCFRLKGSDRLNEKLLSSINASGKIHMVPASVNERYVIRFCAVAQNATVEDIDYAWDVITDFAAEILEKEQADEVTEIVDRRKTHTLAQKRSFFVRMVSDPKIYNPAINKAQTPRMSNELTSPSTDGTIVTVNSPKTPGSASWISWPLAFLFANSEDGPKNDMPLRFRHLDTMVRLSASRRNSSTGGGSSPSPEGENGVILVKSPKRSPIMVRRRGTSPAPGTGNGASSN, from the exons ATGGACAGCCGGGAATTCCGTCGGCGCGGCACGGAAATGGTCGAGTACATCTGCAATTATTTAGAAACGCTAGAGCAGCGTCGAGTGACACCCAGCGTGGAACCGGGCTACCTGCGGCACCTGCTGCCCGACGAGGCACCCGAGAATCCGGAACCGTGGGAAAAAATCATGCAGGACGTCGAAAGTAAAATCATGCCCGGCGTCACACACTGGCAGCATCCGCGGTTTCACGCGTACTTTCCGTCGGGCAATTCGTTTCCCTCCATCCTCGGTGATATGCTGAGCGACGGCATCGGGTGTATTGGCTTCTCCTGGGCGGCCAGTCCCGCCTGTACCGAGCTGGAGACGATCGTGCTAGATTGGCTGG GCAAGGCGATTGGCCTTCCGGATCAGTTTCTAGCACTAAAACCGGGCAGCATGGGTGGCGGCGTAATTCAG ACCTCGGCATCGGAATGCGTGCTGGTGACCCTACTAGCAGCCCGGGCACAGGCCATTAAGTATCTCAAGCAGCAGCATCCCTTCGTCGAGGAAGGCCATCTACTGTCCAAGCTCATGGCCTACTGCTCGAAGGAGGCGCACAGCTGTGTGGAGAAAGCTGCCATGATCAGCTTCGTTAAGCTGCGGATTCTGGAACCGGACGAACGGTGTTCGCTGAGGGCAGATACGCTGATCAAG GCCATGGAAGAGGACGAACAGCAAGGGCTGATTCCGTTTTTTGTTTCGACAACACTGGGAACCACGGGATCATGTGCGTTCGATAATATTGCCGAAATTGGGGAAGCACTGCAGCGGTTTCCCAGTGTTTGGCTGCATGTCGACGCGGCCTATGCTGGCAATGCCTTCATCTGTCCAGAATTGAAATATTTGCTAAAGGGAATCGACTATGCCGACTCATTCAATACCAATCCCAACAAGTGGCTGTTGACTaatttcgactgctcgactttgTGGGTTCGTGACAAAATTCGGCTAACTTCTGCCCTGGTG GTTGACCCACTGTACTTAAAGCATGGATATTCGGATTCCGCCATAGATTACCGTCACTGGGGTGTTCCTTTGAGCCGACGGTTCCGCTCGCTAAAACTGTGGTTTGTACTTCGAAGCTACGGTATAGCAGGATTGCAAAACTATATACGACATCACATTGATTTGGCCAAACGATTCGAAAAACTTGTACTTAAGGATAGCCGCTTCGAGGTGTGCAACGAGGTTAAATTGGGATTGGTTTGCTTTCGACTTAAGGGATCGGATCGACTGAACGAAAAGCTGCTCAGCAGTATTAATGCTTCCGGAAAAATTCATATGGTTCCGGCTTCGGTCAACGAGCGATATGTGATTAGATTTTGCGCCGTGGCTCAGAACGCAACCGTTGAAGATATTG ATTACGCTTGGGATGTTATTACCGACTTTGCTGCTGAAATTCTTGAGAAGGAACAGGCGGATGAAGTGACCGAGATCGTTGACAGGCGCAAAACTCATACTTTGGCTCAGAAACGATCGTTCTTCGTTCGCATGGTTAGCGATCCGAAGATTTAcaatccagctattaacaaggCTCAAACTCCACGAATGTCCAATGAACTTACATCACCTTCTACGGATGGTACGATTGTAACTGTGAATTCTCCAAA AACTCCAGGATCGGCTTCTTGGATCAGCTGGCCTTTGGCTTTCTTATTTGCAAATTCCGAGGATGGACCGAAGAATGATATGCCACTGAG ATTTCGCCACTTGGACACAATGGTAAGGTTATCCGCTTCCCGTAGGAATTCTTCTACTGGTGGAGGATCTTCGCCCTCGCCAGAAGGTGAAAATGGTGTTATTTTAGTTAAATCTCCTAAACGCTCACCAATAATGGTTAGAAGGCGTGGTACTTCGCCGGCTCCTGGGACGGGTAATGGCGCTTCCTCCAATTAA